In Manis javanica isolate MJ-LG chromosome X, MJ_LKY, whole genome shotgun sequence, the DNA window ATCTCCTAGAAGCCAGGGATCTTCTCGAGTTTACAAACTTATTTATACTATCAGGTATTTTGGGTGAAAAGAACGTTCCTGGTGAACTGTCACTTTTTGGAGTTGAAGCATCAAACTGCTTTACAGATGGGAATTGAAAGGGAGATGTGTTGAATGGATTTGTGCCTGAAGTATCTTTAAAAACGTCTTCTTCATCTTCACCATCTGAAACGATCCTTCTAGCCTTACTTCTAATTTTAACTACTACTTCTTCCATCTCATCCTCTTTCTCAGAAAGATTCAGACTGAGACCTGCTTTGCTCTGAACAAACTGTGCTCCAGAATTAGCTGCAGAGCCACACAAGCTATTTTCATGCTCAGCATGCTCCGAAGACTGCCTGGAAGGATTCTGTCCATCGTCTGCAGAGTCTTCCAAGAAAAGATTGAAATCACACACATACTGTGATGGAGATGCTAAAAATTCCTCGTTCAACGTGACCCCATTTGCTGGAGCACCCTGCAGTGCACTGTGGGATGCTGCCAGATCACTGTCCGCTGTTTCAGTAACAGATACATTTGAGtctgtattttgattttcattgatTATGGGATTAATGGCCAGGGGACTGCAGTGATGTAAAGTACCATCATCCTTCAGTTGACTGAGATCTCCCAGAGGCTTCTCTTCCAGTGCCTCCTGTGTAGGCCCCTCTCGCTGTGCCTCTTTCTGTAGAGCCATTCCTACTAAGGAGTTGGCCCAAATATCTTCTACATGTTCACACCCCTTGGGTAAAGTAGCTACAAAGTCAGCTCCAAACATGCTTTCACATGGATGGATACCATCTTGCAGGACAGTCTCAAGCTCTTCGGGCAGATCATCAATGATTACACTTGCCATTTGGGAACTGATTTCTTCTTCTGCAGTATGATGAATTAGAGGAGGTGAAAGCTGTGGCTGTGGTTTATTCAATTCAgggcatttcttttttgtttgagaAGGAAGTCGAGTTTTTTTTGGCCAGATCCTCTCATTTCCAGTTCTTTGTCTTTCCATTAAGAGCTCTGTATTTTGAGACTCCAGTTCAACAAGGAATTGAGCCTTCTGAACCCTTTGTTGAATATAGTGAGATTCTTCTGTCACATCAAGCTCTTCTTTAACAGACAGATCATGTGTGTACATCAAATCGTGGTCTGAGATTCCAGCTATCCCCAAAGAGTACAGGTAGGCAATATGTTCATCTAATTTCTTATCAGACCTCCTCTGTGCAGCGTGCAGATACTGAAGCTGCAGTTGGGTTGCAGAGttctgaaaatcctcaactgtaaAGAGCTCTCTTAATTCCTGTTTACTAAAATAGCGGAAAGGGTTCTTCTTATCACCAGTAGTTTGTCTTATTAATGAGTCCTTAAAAACCTGTcttctgtatattttttcctCGACAGTCCCACAAGTGATTAGCCTATAAACCACAACATTTTCTTTCTGTCCAATTCGGTAAACTCTATCCACAGCTTgagcatcagttgcagggttccAGCTAGGGTCAAAAATTACCACTCTAGTTGCTGCAGTTAATGTTAAACCAACCCCACCTACTTGAGTGGTAAGCAGAAAAACAGAGTAATCTTTATTATGCTGGAATAAGTTAATTCTTTTTTCTCGTTCCACAAGATGAGTAATTGTTCCATCGATTCTTAGTATCTTAAAGTGCCTATTCCTTAAGAGGCATTCAATGATGTTTAGGATTTGTCTTGATTGGGAAAACACCAGAGTTTGATGCCCTTCCTCTTGCAGTCTCTTTAGCAGGTccattagaaataccatttttccAGATTCTTCCATCAGTGTATCATCAGTTATTTGATCAATATGGTCCACATCTGAGGAATCTTCCCCTTCAGTTTCACCCTGAACAGAGAATTTGACAGCCCCTAGATTCAACAAATGACAAGCCCGTGCAGAAAGTAGTCTAGGATGATCACATAGCTTCTTTAAGACACCTAGCTCAGCCAAAGGTGAGCGTGTCTCCATTAACAACTCCTTGATATGATCTAGAGACACAAATTTCCTGTATATTTCTTCTTGTAAAGGTACAAGACGTATCCAAATAATTAAGTCATTTTTCCTGGAAAGGGAAGGCATTTCACAAATGGCATCAATATCTACATTCCCTTCACTGAGTCTCACCTCTGGGCTGCTTGACTTTTTCCTCTGTACCTCTTCTTTTGACCTCCTGAGAAAATAGGGTTTTATGATGGCCATTaagttttcagatattttaaatcCCAAGGCTTTTTCCCCTGAGGTAGcatctttctctcttgctctAGTAATCGGAGTTTCATACTCCATTTTAAAAGTTCGTAATGTTCCTAGCAGGGAACCCTGACAAG includes these proteins:
- the ERCC6L gene encoding DNA excision repair protein ERCC-6-like; translated protein: MEPKRRVMEASRGFAEDKALSSEQAARYLRYVKEAKEATKSGDLEAALKLFSLAKEIFPNEKVMSRIRKIQEALEEVAKHGDDEFTDVCNSGLLLYRELHNQLFEHQKEGVAFLYSLYRDGRKGGILADDMGLGKTVQIIAFLSGMFDSSLVNHVLLIMPTNLISTWVKEFVKWTPGMRVKTFHGPSKDERTRNLTRIQQRNGVIITTYQMLINNWQQLSSLNGQEFVWDYVILDEAHKIKTSSTKSAICARAIPASNRILLTGTPIQNNLQELWSLFDFACQGSLLGTLRTFKMEYETPITRAREKDATSGEKALGFKISENLMAIIKPYFLRRSKEEVQRKKSSSPEVRLSEGNVDIDAICEMPSLSRKNDLIIWIRLVPLQEEIYRKFVSLDHIKELLMETRSPLAELGVLKKLCDHPRLLSARACHLLNLGAVKFSVQGETEGEDSSDVDHIDQITDDTLMEESGKMVFLMDLLKRLQEEGHQTLVFSQSRQILNIIECLLRNRHFKILRIDGTITHLVEREKRINLFQHNKDYSVFLLTTQVGGVGLTLTAATRVVIFDPSWNPATDAQAVDRVYRIGQKENVVVYRLITCGTVEEKIYRRQVFKDSLIRQTTGDKKNPFRYFSKQELRELFTVEDFQNSATQLQLQYLHAAQRRSDKKLDEHIAYLYSLGIAGISDHDLMYTHDLSVKEELDVTEESHYIQQRVQKAQFLVELESQNTELLMERQRTGNERIWPKKTRLPSQTKKKCPELNKPQPQLSPPLIHHTAEEEISSQMASVIIDDLPEELETVLQDGIHPCESMFGADFVATLPKGCEHVEDIWANSLVGMALQKEAQREGPTQEALEEKPLGDLSQLKDDGTLHHCSPLAINPIINENQNTDSNVSVTETADSDLAASHSALQGAPANGVTLNEEFLASPSQYVCDFNLFLEDSADDGQNPSRQSSEHAEHENSLCGSAANSGAQFVQSKAGLSLNLSEKEDEMEEVVVKIRSKARRIVSDGEDEEDVFKDTSGTNPFNTSPFQFPSVKQFDASTPKSDSSPGTFFSPKIPDSINKFVNSRRSLASRRSLINVVLDHVEDMEERLDKSNEAEVSKGHLEEGAEESSGEASECTEEYPSRETLSSESKSSLLTTPKSDVLSQETFPGDLDPLSGRQLVDSTLDKAVEAAHDYETLVMHGKELKECGKIQEALNCFVRALDIKSADPEVMLMTLSLYKQLNKT